The Salmonella enterica subsp. houtenae serovar Houten genome has a segment encoding these proteins:
- the trmJ gene encoding RNA methyltransferase: MLQNIRIVLVETSHTGNMGSVARAMKTMGLTNLWLVNPLVKPDSQAIALAAGASDVIGNAQIVDTLDEVLTGCSLVVGTSARSRTLPWPMLDPRECGLKSVAEAANTPVALVFGRERVGLTNDELQKCHYHVAIAANPEYSSLNLAMAVQVIAYEVRMAWLAAQGNGDAAEHEETPYPLVDDLERFYGHLEQTLLSTGFIRENHPGQVMNKLRRLFTRARPESQELNILRGMLASIEQQNKGK; this comes from the coding sequence ATGCTGCAAAACATTCGAATTGTGCTGGTGGAAACCTCCCACACCGGCAATATGGGCTCTGTGGCTCGCGCTATGAAAACCATGGGCTTAACCAACCTGTGGCTGGTAAACCCGTTGGTGAAACCGGACTCCCAGGCTATCGCCCTGGCGGCAGGCGCCAGCGATGTGATTGGTAATGCGCAGATCGTCGATACGCTTGATGAAGTGTTGACTGGCTGTAGCCTGGTGGTCGGCACCAGCGCCCGCTCCCGCACTCTGCCGTGGCCGATGCTTGATCCGCGCGAGTGCGGCTTAAAAAGCGTGGCGGAAGCGGCGAATACGCCGGTTGCGCTGGTTTTTGGTCGTGAGCGTGTCGGCCTGACTAACGATGAGTTGCAAAAATGCCATTATCACGTCGCCATTGCCGCTAACCCGGAGTACAGCTCGTTGAATCTGGCGATGGCGGTACAGGTCATCGCGTATGAAGTCCGTATGGCCTGGCTGGCGGCGCAGGGAAACGGCGACGCGGCAGAGCATGAAGAGACGCCGTATCCGCTGGTGGACGATCTTGAACGCTTCTACGGCCATCTGGAGCAGACATTGCTCTCTACTGGCTTTATTCGCGAAAACCATCCGGGGCAGGTGATGAATAAACTGCGCCGTCTGTTTACCCGGGCGCGCCCGGAAAGCCAGGAGTTGAATATTCTGCGTGGAATGCTGGCGTCGATTGAGCAGCAGAATAAAGGCAAGTAG
- the iscR gene encoding Iron-sulfur cluster regulator IscR, whose protein sequence is MRLTSKGRYAVTAMLDVALNSEAGPVPLADISERQGISLSYLEQLFSRLRKNGLVSSVRGPGGGYLLGKDAGSIAVGEVISAVDESVDATRCQGKGGCQGGDKCLTHALWRDLSDRLTGFLNNITLGELVNNQEVLDVSGRQHTHDAPRASGRAQDAIDVKLRA, encoded by the coding sequence ATGAGACTGACATCTAAAGGGCGTTATGCCGTGACCGCAATGTTAGACGTTGCGCTCAACTCCGAAGCGGGCCCGGTACCGTTGGCTGATATTTCTGAACGTCAGGGTATTTCCCTTTCTTATCTGGAACAGCTATTTTCCCGTTTACGTAAAAATGGTCTGGTTTCCAGCGTACGCGGACCAGGCGGCGGTTATCTGCTGGGTAAAGATGCCGGCAGTATCGCGGTCGGCGAAGTGATCAGCGCGGTCGATGAATCCGTTGACGCGACCCGTTGCCAGGGGAAAGGCGGCTGTCAGGGGGGCGATAAATGCCTGACCCATGCGCTGTGGCGTGATTTAAGCGATCGCCTGACCGGTTTTCTCAACAATATTACCTTAGGCGAGCTGGTGAATAACCAGGAAGTTCTGGATGTGTCTGGTCGTCAGCACACGCATGACGCGCCGCGCGCCAGTGGTCGTGCGCAGGATGCCATCGACGTTAAATTACGCGCTTAA
- the iscS gene encoding L-cysteine desulfurase: protein MKLPIYLDYSATTPVDPRVAEKMMQFLTLDGTFGNPASRSHRFGWQAEEAVDIARNQIAELVGADPREIVFTSGATESDNLAIKGAANFYQKKGKHIITSKTEHKAVLDTCRQLEREGFEVTYLAPQRNGIIDLKELEAAMRDDTILVSIMHVNNEIGVVQDIAAIGEMCRARGIIYHVDATQSVGKLPIDLSQLKVDLMSFSGHKIYGPKGIGALYVRRKPRIRIEAQMHGGGHERGMRSGTLPVHQIVGMGEAYRIAKEEMETEMARLRDLRNRLWNGIKDIEEVYLNGDLEQGAPNILNVSFNYVEGESLIMALKDLAVSSGSACTSASLEPSYVLRALGMNDELAHSSIRFSLGRFTTEEEIDYTIDLVRKSIGRLRDLSPLWEMYKQGVDLNSIEWAHH, encoded by the coding sequence ATGAAATTACCGATTTATCTCGACTACTCCGCAACCACGCCGGTGGACCCGCGTGTTGCCGAGAAAATGATGCAGTTTCTGACCCTGGACGGAACCTTTGGGAACCCGGCGTCTCGTTCACACCGTTTTGGCTGGCAGGCAGAAGAAGCGGTCGATATCGCCCGTAACCAGATTGCTGAGCTGGTAGGTGCCGATCCGCGTGAAATCGTCTTTACGTCCGGCGCGACGGAGTCCGACAACCTGGCGATCAAAGGCGCAGCCAACTTTTATCAGAAAAAAGGCAAGCACATCATCACCAGTAAGACCGAGCATAAAGCGGTGCTCGACACCTGCCGTCAACTGGAACGCGAAGGGTTTGAGGTGACCTACCTGGCACCGCAGCGCAACGGCATCATCGATCTCAAAGAGCTCGAAGCAGCGATGCGTGACGATACTATTCTGGTTTCAATCATGCACGTGAACAACGAAATCGGCGTGGTGCAGGATATCGCGGCCATCGGCGAAATGTGCCGCGCGCGTGGTATCATCTACCACGTTGACGCCACCCAGAGCGTGGGCAAACTGCCTATCGACCTGAGCCAACTGAAAGTGGACCTGATGTCCTTCTCCGGTCATAAAATTTATGGCCCGAAAGGCATTGGCGCGCTGTATGTGCGTCGTAAGCCGCGTATTCGCATTGAAGCGCAGATGCATGGCGGCGGTCACGAACGCGGTATGCGCTCTGGTACGCTGCCCGTCCACCAGATTGTTGGCATGGGCGAAGCTTACCGTATCGCGAAAGAAGAGATGGAGACCGAAATGGCCCGTCTGCGCGATCTGCGTAACCGTCTGTGGAATGGCATCAAAGATATTGAAGAAGTTTACCTGAACGGCGACCTTGAGCAGGGCGCGCCAAACATTCTCAACGTGAGCTTTAACTACGTTGAAGGCGAGTCGCTGATCATGGCGCTGAAAGACCTGGCGGTCTCTTCCGGTTCCGCCTGCACCTCCGCCAGTCTGGAACCGTCCTACGTGCTGCGCGCGTTGGGCATGAATGACGAGCTGGCGCATAGCTCTATCCGTTTCTCTTTAGGTCGTTTTACCACTGAAGAAGAGATCGACTACACCATTGATCTGGTCCGTAAATCCATTGGCCGTCTGCGTGATCTTTCTCCGCTGTGGGAAATGTACAAGCAGGGCGTGGATCTGAACAGCATCGAGTGGGCTCATCATTAA
- the nifU gene encoding NifU-like protein, with protein MAYSEKVIDHYENPRNVGSFDNNDDNVGSGMVGAPACGDVMKLQIKVNDEGIIEDARFKTYGCGSAIASSSLVTEWVKGKSLDEAQAIKNTDIADELELPPVKIHCSILAEDAIKAAIADYKSKREAK; from the coding sequence ATGGCTTACAGCGAAAAAGTAATCGATCACTATGAGAACCCGCGTAACGTAGGGTCGTTTGACAACAACGACGATAACGTGGGAAGCGGCATGGTTGGCGCTCCGGCCTGCGGTGACGTCATGAAGTTGCAGATTAAAGTTAACGATGAAGGTATCATTGAAGACGCGCGCTTCAAGACTTACGGCTGCGGTTCCGCTATCGCCTCCAGTTCTCTGGTAACGGAGTGGGTGAAAGGGAAATCCCTGGACGAAGCGCAGGCGATTAAAAACACCGACATTGCAGACGAACTGGAGCTGCCGCCGGTGAAAATTCACTGCTCTATTCTGGCGGAAGACGCGATTAAAGCCGCTATTGCGGATTACAAAAGCAAACGCGAAGCGAAATAA
- the iscA gene encoding Iron binding protein IscA for iron-sulfur cluster assembly — MSITLSDSAAARVNTFLANRGKGFGLRLGVRTSGCSGMAYVLEFVDEPTAEDTVFEDKGVKVVVDGKSLQFLDGTQLDFVKEGLNEGFKFSNPNVKDECGCGESFHV, encoded by the coding sequence ATGTCGATTACACTTAGCGACAGTGCAGCAGCGCGAGTTAATACCTTCCTGGCCAACCGTGGTAAAGGGTTTGGTCTGCGTCTGGGCGTGAGAACCTCCGGCTGCTCAGGTATGGCTTATGTACTGGAATTTGTTGACGAGCCAACGGCGGAAGACACCGTGTTTGAAGACAAAGGCGTTAAGGTAGTGGTTGACGGCAAGAGCCTGCAATTTCTGGACGGTACACAGCTGGACTTCGTAAAAGAAGGCCTGAACGAAGGGTTTAAATTCTCCAACCCGAATGTGAAAGATGAGTGTGGTTGCGGCGAAAGCTTCCACGTGTAA
- the hscB gene encoding chaperone protein HscB translates to MDYFTLFGLPARYQIDTQALSLRFQDLQRQYHPDKFANGTQAQQLAAVQQSATINQAWQTLRHPLTRAEYLLSLHGFDLACEQHTVRDTAFLMEQLTLREELDDIEQSKDDARLESFIKRVQKMFDTRHQQMVQALDTGAWDAAADTVRKLRFLDKLRSSAEQLEEKLLDF, encoded by the coding sequence ATGGATTACTTCACCCTCTTTGGCTTACCAGCCCGTTATCAGATTGACACCCAGGCGCTGAGCCTTCGTTTTCAGGATCTGCAACGCCAGTATCACCCTGATAAATTTGCCAACGGCACCCAGGCGCAGCAGCTTGCCGCCGTCCAGCAATCCGCCACGATCAACCAGGCCTGGCAAACGCTGCGTCATCCTTTGACGCGCGCGGAGTATCTGCTTTCCTTACACGGGTTCGACCTGGCCTGCGAGCAACATACGGTACGCGACACCGCGTTTCTGATGGAACAACTAACGCTTCGTGAAGAGCTGGACGATATCGAACAGTCAAAAGACGACGCGCGGCTGGAAAGCTTTATCAAACGCGTACAAAAGATGTTTGATACTCGCCATCAGCAGATGGTGCAGGCGCTGGATACCGGGGCGTGGGACGCGGCGGCGGATACGGTGCGCAAACTGCGGTTTCTCGATAAACTGCGAAGCAGCGCAGAACAACTCGAAGAAAAGCTGCTCGATTTTTAA
- the hscA gene encoding chaperone protein HscA, whose product MALLQISEPGLSAAPHQRRLAAGIDLGTTNSLVATVRSGQAETLPDHEGRHLLPSVVHYQQQGHTVGYAARDNAAQDTANTISSVKRMMGRSLADIQTRYPHLPYRFQASENGLPMIETVAGLLNPVRVSADILNALAARASESLSGELDGVVITVPAYFDDAQRQGTKDAARLAGLHVLRLLNEPTAAAIAYGLDSGKEGVIAVYDLGGGTFDISILRLSRGVFEVLATGGDSALGGDDFDHLLADYIREQAGIADRSDNRVQRELLDAAIAAKIALSDVDTVRVNVAGWQGEITREQFNDLISALVKRTLLACRRALKDAGVDPQQVLEVVMVGGSTRVPLVRERVGEFFGRTPLTAIDPDKVVAIGAAIQADILVGNKPDSEMLLLDVIPLSLGLETMGGLVEKVIPRNTTIPVARAQDFTTFKDGQTAMSIHVMQGERELVQDCRSLARFALRGIPPLPAGGAHIRVTFQVDADGLLSVTAMEKSTGVEASIQVKPSYGLTDGEIASMIKDSMSFAEQDVKARMLAEQKVEAARVLESLTGALTADAALLSAAERQCIDDAAAHLSAVAQGDDVDAIEQAIKNVDKQTQEFAARRMDQSVRRALKGHSVDEV is encoded by the coding sequence ATGGCCTTATTACAAATTAGTGAGCCTGGTCTGAGCGCCGCGCCGCATCAGCGCCGTCTGGCGGCGGGCATCGACTTAGGCACTACCAACTCTCTGGTTGCGACGGTTCGCAGCGGCCAGGCGGAAACTCTGCCTGACCACGAAGGGCGCCACCTGTTGCCTTCAGTGGTTCACTATCAGCAGCAGGGCCATACGGTCGGTTACGCTGCGCGTGACAATGCCGCGCAGGATACGGCCAACACAATCAGCTCTGTGAAACGGATGATGGGACGCTCACTGGCGGATATCCAGACGCGCTATCCGCATCTGCCGTACCGTTTCCAGGCGAGTGAAAATGGTCTGCCGATGATCGAAACGGTGGCAGGTTTACTCAATCCGGTACGTGTTTCCGCCGATATTCTCAACGCGCTGGCCGCGCGGGCTAGCGAATCGCTCTCCGGCGAGCTGGATGGCGTGGTGATTACCGTTCCCGCCTATTTCGATGATGCCCAGCGTCAGGGGACGAAAGATGCCGCGCGGCTGGCGGGCCTGCATGTGCTGCGCTTGCTCAACGAACCGACGGCGGCGGCGATTGCCTACGGTCTGGACTCAGGCAAAGAGGGCGTTATTGCTGTTTACGATCTCGGCGGCGGTACCTTCGATATCTCTATTTTACGCCTGAGCCGCGGGGTATTTGAAGTGCTGGCGACGGGCGGTGATTCTGCACTCGGCGGCGACGACTTTGACCATCTGCTGGCGGATTATATTCGCGAGCAGGCGGGAATTGCCGATCGTAGCGACAATCGCGTTCAGCGCGAACTGCTGGATGCCGCTATTGCGGCGAAAATCGCCTTAAGTGATGTCGATACCGTTCGCGTTAATGTTGCGGGCTGGCAGGGGGAGATCACGCGCGAGCAGTTTAACGATCTCATTTCCGCGCTGGTTAAGCGCACGCTATTGGCCTGCCGTCGGGCATTAAAAGATGCCGGCGTTGACCCCCAGCAGGTTCTGGAAGTGGTCATGGTCGGCGGTTCGACCCGTGTACCGCTGGTGCGTGAGCGGGTGGGCGAATTTTTTGGCCGCACGCCGTTAACCGCTATCGACCCGGATAAAGTGGTCGCTATCGGCGCAGCGATTCAGGCCGATATTCTGGTCGGCAACAAGCCGGACAGTGAAATGCTGCTGCTGGACGTAATTCCGCTCTCTCTTGGGCTGGAAACGATGGGCGGCCTGGTGGAGAAAGTTATTCCGCGCAACACCACCATCCCGGTGGCGCGAGCGCAGGATTTCACCACCTTCAAAGACGGTCAGACCGCGATGTCTATCCATGTGATGCAGGGCGAACGCGAACTGGTGCAGGACTGCCGCTCGCTGGCGCGCTTTGCGCTGCGCGGTATTCCGCCGCTGCCGGCGGGCGGGGCGCATATTCGCGTGACCTTCCAGGTAGACGCCGATGGCCTGTTGAGCGTCACTGCAATGGAGAAATCCACTGGCGTTGAGGCCTCCATTCAGGTCAAACCTTCCTATGGCCTGACCGATGGCGAAATCGCCTCGATGATCAAGGATTCCATGAGTTTTGCCGAGCAGGATGTGAAAGCGCGTATGCTGGCGGAACAAAAAGTCGAAGCCGCGCGCGTGCTGGAAAGTTTGACCGGCGCGCTGACTGCCGACGCCGCGCTGCTAAGCGCCGCAGAACGTCAATGCATTGATGATGCCGCCGCACATTTGAGCGCGGTTGCACAAGGCGATGATGTTGACGCCATAGAACAAGCCATTAAAAACGTAGATAAACAAACCCAGGAATTTGCCGCTCGCCGCATGGACCAGTCGGTTCGTCGCGCGCTGAAAGGCCATTCCGTAGACGAGGTTTAA
- the fdx gene encoding ferredoxin yields the protein MPKIVILPHQDLCPDGAVLEAETGETILDVALRNGIEIEHACEKSCACTTCHCIVREGFDSLPESSEEEDDMLDKAWGLEPESRLSCQARVTDDDLVIEIPRYTINHAREH from the coding sequence ATGCCGAAGATTGTTATTCTGCCTCATCAGGATCTTTGTCCGGATGGCGCAGTTCTGGAAGCTGAGACGGGTGAAACCATTCTTGACGTTGCGCTGCGCAACGGCATCGAGATTGAACACGCCTGTGAGAAATCGTGCGCCTGCACTACCTGTCACTGTATTGTACGTGAAGGCTTCGACTCCTTGCCGGAAAGCTCGGAAGAAGAAGACGATATGCTGGATAAAGCGTGGGGGCTGGAGCCGGAAAGCCGACTGAGCTGCCAGGCCCGCGTTACCGATGACGATTTGGTTATCGAAATTCCACGTTACACAATCAACCATGCGCGTGAGCATTAA
- the SBOV26061 gene encoding FeS assembly protein IscX, producing the protein MGLKWTESREIGEALYDAYPDVDPKTVRFTDLHQWICELDDFDDDPNASNEKILEAILLVWLDEAE; encoded by the coding sequence ATGGGACTCAAGTGGACCGAGAGCCGCGAGATCGGCGAAGCGTTATACGACGCATATCCTGATGTCGATCCTAAAACCGTTCGTTTTACCGATCTGCATCAGTGGATCTGCGAACTGGACGATTTTGACGACGACCCTAACGCATCCAATGAAAAAATTCTGGAGGCGATTCTGCTAGTCTGGTTGGATGAAGCAGAGTAA
- the pepB gene encoding peptidase B — MTEAMKITLSTQPADARWGDKATYSINNDGITLHLNGKDDLELIQRAARKIDGLGIKQVALTGEGWDTERCWAFWAGYKGPKGTRQVQWPDLDDAQRQELDNRLTIIDWVRDTINAPAEELGPEQLAQRAVDLLCSVACDRVTYRITKGDDLREQNYMGLHTVGRGSERPPVLLALDYNPTGDKDAPVYACLVGKGITFDSGGYSIKQSAFMDSMKSDMGGAATVTGALAFAITRGLNKRVKLFLCCADNLISGNAFKLGDIIRYRNGKNVEVMNTDAEGRLVLADGLIDASAQHPQLIIDMATLTGAAKTALGNDYHALFTFDDTLAGRLLTSAAQENEPFWRLPLAEFHRNQLPSNFAELNNTGSAAYPAGASTAAGFLSHFVENYREGWLHIDCSATYRKAPVEQWAAGATGLGVRTIANLLIA, encoded by the coding sequence ATGACAGAAGCCATGAAAATTACGCTTTCCACGCAGCCTGCCGATGCGCGCTGGGGCGACAAAGCCACTTACAGTATTAATAACGACGGTATTACCTTGCATCTTAATGGTAAAGACGATCTGGAATTGATCCAGCGTGCGGCGCGTAAAATCGACGGCCTGGGAATAAAACAGGTCGCACTGACAGGCGAAGGATGGGATACCGAGCGTTGTTGGGCATTCTGGGCGGGTTACAAAGGACCAAAAGGCACCCGTCAGGTGCAATGGCCGGACCTCGACGACGCACAACGTCAGGAACTGGATAACCGCCTGACCATTATTGACTGGGTGCGCGACACCATTAATGCTCCGGCGGAAGAGCTTGGGCCGGAGCAACTGGCGCAGCGCGCGGTGGATCTGCTGTGCAGCGTCGCGTGCGATCGCGTCACTTACCGTATCACCAAAGGCGACGATCTGCGCGAGCAGAACTATATGGGGTTGCATACCGTAGGTCGTGGTTCTGAGCGTCCGCCGGTACTGTTGGCGCTGGATTACAACCCGACGGGAGACAAAGATGCGCCAGTTTATGCCTGTCTGGTTGGTAAAGGCATCACCTTTGACTCCGGCGGTTACAGCATCAAACAAAGCGCTTTTATGGACTCAATGAAATCCGATATGGGCGGCGCGGCGACGGTAACGGGCGCGCTGGCGTTCGCCATTACCCGTGGATTGAATAAACGCGTAAAACTGTTCCTGTGCTGCGCCGACAATCTGATCAGCGGTAATGCTTTTAAGCTGGGCGATATTATTCGCTACCGTAATGGTAAGAATGTCGAAGTCATGAACACCGATGCGGAAGGGCGACTGGTGCTGGCGGATGGTCTGATTGACGCCAGCGCGCAGCACCCGCAGCTAATCATTGATATGGCGACGTTAACCGGCGCGGCGAAAACGGCGTTGGGTAATGACTACCATGCGCTATTCACTTTTGACGATACGCTGGCAGGGCGCTTACTGACCAGCGCAGCGCAAGAGAATGAACCGTTCTGGCGTCTGCCGCTGGCGGAGTTTCACCGTAACCAACTGCCGTCTAACTTTGCGGAACTGAATAATACCGGTAGCGCGGCCTATCCCGCTGGGGCAAGCACCGCCGCGGGTTTTCTGTCGCACTTTGTCGAAAACTACCGCGAAGGCTGGCTGCACATTGACTGTTCCGCCACTTATCGCAAAGCGCCGGTTGAGCAGTGGGCTGCCGGGGCAACCGGTTTAGGCGTCCGCACCATTGCTAATCTGTTAATAGCTTAA
- a CDS encoding Protein SseB, which yields MSETKNELETLLEKAATEPAHRPAFFRTLLESTVWVPGSAAEGEAIVEESALDLQHWEKEDGTTVIPFFTSLEALQQAVEDEQAFVVMPVRTLFEMTLGETLFLNAKLPTGKEFMPREISLLLGEEGSPLSMQEVLDGGESLILSEVAEPPSQMIDSLTTLFKTIKPVKRAFLCAIKEHADAQPNLLIGIEADGDIEEIIRAAGNVATDTLPGDEPIDICQVRRGEQGISHFITEHIAPFYERRWGGFLRDFKQNRII from the coding sequence ATGTCCGAAACCAAAAACGAGCTAGAAACCCTGCTGGAGAAAGCGGCGACTGAGCCCGCGCATCGTCCGGCATTTTTCCGTACCTTACTGGAGTCCACCGTCTGGGTGCCGGGCAGCGCTGCCGAAGGCGAGGCGATTGTGGAAGAGAGCGCTCTGGATTTGCAACACTGGGAAAAAGAAGACGGCACGACCGTCATTCCCTTCTTTACTTCTCTGGAGGCGCTGCAGCAGGCCGTGGAAGACGAACAGGCGTTTGTGGTGATGCCGGTGCGCACGCTGTTTGAAATGACGCTTGGCGAAACGTTATTCCTCAATGCTAAATTGCCGACCGGCAAAGAGTTTATGCCGCGTGAAATCAGTCTGCTTCTCGGTGAGGAAGGCAGTCCGTTAAGTATGCAGGAAGTGCTGGACGGCGGCGAGTCGCTTATTTTATCCGAAGTGGCCGAGCCGCCGTCGCAAATGATTGACTCCCTCACCACGCTGTTTAAAACCATCAAACCGGTGAAACGCGCGTTTCTCTGCGCTATTAAAGAACATGCGGACGCCCAACCCAATCTACTGATTGGCATTGAGGCTGACGGCGATATTGAAGAGATCATTCGCGCTGCGGGCAATGTGGCGACCGACACATTACCGGGTGACGAACCGATCGATATTTGTCAGGTGAGGAGGGGCGAGCAGGGCATCAGCCACTTTATCACCGAGCATATCGCGCCGTTCTACGAGCGCCGCTGGGGCGGGTTTCTGCGCGATTTTAAACAGAACCGCATCATCTGA
- the sseA gene encoding 3-mercaptopyruvate sulfurtransferase, which yields MTTAFFVAADWLAEHIDDPEIQILDARMAPPGQEHRDMAGEYRAGHIPGALFFDIEALSDRASPLPHMMPRPEAFAVAMRELGVRQDKHLVIYDEGNLFSAPRAWWMLRTFGAEKVSILAGGLAGWQRDEWLLREGEEAHEEGEFEAKCVQQAVVRLTDVLLASHEKTAQIVDARPAARFNAQADEPRPGLRRGHIPGALNVPWTELVYEGELKTTDELNEVFFSHGVSFDRPIIASCGSGVTAAVVVLALATLDVPDVTLYDGAWSEWGARTDLPVEPA from the coding sequence ATGACCACCGCCTTTTTTGTCGCCGCCGACTGGCTTGCCGAACATATTGATGATCCGGAAATACAGATTCTTGACGCCCGTATGGCGCCGCCAGGACAGGAACATCGTGATATGGCGGGCGAATATCGCGCCGGACATATTCCCGGCGCTCTGTTTTTTGATATTGAAGCGCTTTCCGATCGCGCATCGCCGCTGCCGCATATGATGCCACGCCCGGAAGCGTTTGCTGTGGCCATGCGTGAACTGGGCGTTCGCCAGGATAAACATCTGGTCATATACGATGAAGGCAATCTGTTCTCCGCTCCGCGGGCATGGTGGATGCTACGCACGTTCGGCGCCGAGAAAGTTTCCATTCTGGCGGGCGGACTGGCAGGCTGGCAGCGCGACGAATGGCTATTGCGCGAAGGCGAGGAAGCGCATGAAGAAGGCGAGTTTGAGGCGAAATGCGTGCAGCAAGCCGTAGTGCGTCTAACCGACGTATTGCTGGCAAGTCATGAAAAAACCGCGCAAATCGTCGACGCGCGTCCGGCGGCGCGTTTTAACGCTCAGGCTGATGAACCGCGCCCAGGGCTGAGGCGCGGACACATTCCCGGCGCGCTAAACGTCCCGTGGACGGAACTGGTGTATGAGGGCGAATTAAAGACCACTGACGAACTGAATGAGGTTTTTTTCAGCCACGGCGTTAGTTTCGACAGACCGATTATCGCCAGTTGCGGTTCCGGCGTGACGGCCGCGGTCGTGGTGCTGGCGCTCGCCACGCTGGATGTGCCTGACGTCACGCTTTACGACGGCGCGTGGAGCGAATGGGGCGCACGTACCGATTTACCGGTTGAACCCGCTTAA